In Mytilus edulis chromosome 4, xbMytEdul2.2, whole genome shotgun sequence, the following proteins share a genomic window:
- the LOC139519624 gene encoding angiogenic factor with G patch and FHA domains 1-like, protein MEPDSTESSKCEAVSSENEIGIQQFPNVQSSQISSCDDNPGQTVESSTDINRTINITSSISSLCDETNSTEEMLQDGNERLKHLHVQNIEPEVLLISEDQPGSSKVEEVLNCEENTDSSEISESVKLTDKELEHVEESVLRKYTGLDIDLASENQLLKEDVIKCRCELEKYGKRLAAMERKLEKANNYNEDLRTQVDKLSAELHEYRREKHKVYTNSDTQTSAEDLMEVDDTLYDVNIPGTKPDGDTTFDWSAEPAVDAGQTPTEDDSLQTPGMSIADSLKATAEAAMNMTGFVYDQQSGLYYDYSTGYYYNAEKGLYYDPKSGTYFYFNKSTGKYEYHSKVDLSYYTPQPQVYPERTHGSHNHGYSDKHSDRYSERSPEHSKSSSGKKKKKKDSKRRDSDDREPKRRDSDEKEHKKKKRKKDKSRDNSEDSDDGKKEKKKRKTSTEKKDTSEKSASEGGLKHDNVVLGELNYKKLKQGDKMLHDAMNKPKILNEKNANVSICDDVLKEDKSRPKTGLVQKGGKKIKLVLKKTVEEKKVESDASKDITDTGEKKEMQTDDKEKESDKDKNMGKEDPALLDEKKDESSSNETSTEKQNIDQTHGTSDSQNISQYSDKQNELSGKGSNSQEVEKLNENDSIQAMNDNEDDPTNPFLISGLSTDEGMISYNKVNIVNSAEILRICSELNNEDTDDENDLEKDEEANKEKSTNEMKQSETETNPDKSVCKESESTENNSGNVDNVINDMLGVEQNVQGSEGKVTKLTGEEGELYSDDDDIMIIEKVEEKIMIELDSDSDDEKEISEKKSDKDSYELEDGELVNESSLSSSTSSSSSSSSSENKEVPPQPTWTEIVRQPEPASEESLLKNAACIRAMVTASDLLDEGMLFVVTVQGGMIGRETRNDLVIPVPDINVSKVHAEIRYIAKQQFYAIQDKGSQNGTYVNEVRISEPKHVSKWVQLKHGDTLQLSCTRFDLHIHPGTETCDQCEPGVVVQKTLPVMASTTDSKDKKKQHREQLKNIKKKYGLTNSSYTDNAAAINNPAYQDKASERRRTVGSDNPHKLDDKPSSVHRRIDGDNKGHKMLKKLGWTEGESLGKDNAGIQDPINVNIRVDKAAGLGAYGTSNSLSIENIGIVNARRRFVQTQIRFSKGTQEKTKDKQFDPLMWVQGETQDNSLINEESNKDE, encoded by the exons ATGGAGCCTGACAGTACAGAGAGCTCAAAATGTGAGGCAGTAAGTTCAGAAAATGAAATAGGCATTCAACAGTTTCCTAATGTTCAAAGTTCACAAATTTCAAGTTGTGACGATAACCCTGGACAGACTGTAGAAAGTAGTACCGATATAAACAGGACAATTAACATAACATCCAGCATATCCAGTCTGTGTGATGAGACCAACAGCACAGAAGAGATGCTGCAGGATGGAAATGAAAGATTaaaacatttacatgtacaaaacatTGAACCAGAAGTATTATTGATATCAGAAGATCAACCTGGTAGCTCTAAAGTAGAGGAAGTATTGAACTGTGAAGAAAACACAGATAGTTCTGAAATATCGGAAAGTGTTAAATTAACTGATAAAGAACTGGAGCATGTTGAAGAAAGTGTTCTGAGAAAATATACAGGACTAGATATTGATCTTGCTTCAGAAAACCAGTTGCTCAAAGAAGATGTTATTAAATGTAGATGTGAGTTAGAAAAATATGGCAAAAGACTGGCAGCTATGGAAAGAAAGTTGGAAAAAGCAAATAATTATAATGAAGATCTTAGAACTCAAGTAGATAAACTTAGTGCTGAACTTCACGAATATCGAAGAGAAAAACACAAAGTGTATACAAATTCTGACACACAAACATCAGCTGAAGATCTGATGGAAGTTG ACGACACACTTTATGATGTAAATATACCTGGCACCAAACCTGATGGTGACACAACTTTTGATTGGAGTGCAGAGCCAGCAGTAGATGCAGGACAG ACACCTACAGAAGATGACAGTTTGCAGACACCTGGGATGTCTATAGCCGACAGTTTAAAGGCCACAGCTGAAGCAGCCATGAATATGACAGGATTTGTGTATGATCAGCAGTCAGGATTATATTATGACTATAGTACTGGCTACTATTACAATGCT GAAAAAGGTCTTTATTATGATCCGAAGTCTGGAACTTATTTCTACTTCAACAAATCAACAGGCAAATATGAATATCACTCTAAAGTAGATCTGTCTTACTATACTCCACAACCACAAGTATATCCAGAAAGAACACATGGATCTCATAACCATGGTTATTCAGATAAACATTCAGATCGATATTCAGAACGTTCTCCAGAACATAGTAAAAGTTCGTCtggaaagaaaaagaagaaaaaagattcTAAAAGGAGAGATTCAGATGATAGAGAACCAAAAAGAAGGGATTCAGATGAAAAG gaacacaaaaagaaaaagagGAAAAAGGACAAAAGCAGGGATAATTCTGAGGATAGTGATGATGGAaagaaagagaaaaagaaaagaaaaacatccacagaaaaaaaagatacaaGTGAAAAATCAGCATCTGAGGGAGGTTTAAAACATGATAATGTAGTACTTGGagaattaaattacaaaaaattgaaaCAAGGTGACAAAATGTTACATGACGCAATGAATAAACCTAAAATCTTAAACGAAAAGAATGCTAATGTAAGTATTTGTGATGATGTTCTCAAGGAAGACAAAAGTCGTCCAAAAACTGGATTAGTCCAGAAAGGTGGTAAAAAAATAAAGCTAGTCTTGAAAAAAACAGTAgaggaaaaaaaagttgaaagTGACGCATCAAAAGATATCACTGACACAggtgaaaaaaaagaaatgcaaacaGATGACAAAGAAAAAGAAAGTGACAAAGACAAAAATATGGGAAAGGAAGATCCTGCGCTGTTAGATGAAAAAAAGGATGAGTCATCATCAAATGAAACAAgtactgaaaaacaaaatatagatCAAACCCATGGCACTTCTGATTCCCAAAATATTAGTCAATACTCAGATAAACAAAATGAACTTTCAGGAAAGGGAAGTAATTCTCAGGAAGTTGAAAAACTGAATGAAAATGATTCCATTCAGGCAATGAATGATAATGAGGATGACCCTACAAATCCGTTTCTGATCAGTGGTCTTTCGACAGATGAAGGCATGATCAGTTATAATAAAGTTAATATTGTCAATAGTGCTGAGATTCTACGGATATGTTCAGAATTAAACAATGAAGACACTGATGATGAAAATGATCTGGAAAAAGATGAAGAGGCTAATAAGGAAAAATCTACAAACGAAATGAAACAATCTGAAACTGAAACAAATCCAGACAAAAGTGTATGCAAAGAATCTGAATCAACAGAAAACAATTCTGGTAATGTTGACAATGTGATTAATGATATGCTTGGTGTAGAGCAAAATGTGCAAGGTTCTGAGGGAAAAGTTACAAAACTAACAGGAGAAGAAGGGGAATTATACAGTGATGATGACGATATTATGATTATTGAAAAGGTTGAGGAGAAAATAATGATTGAGTTAGATAGTGATTCTGACGATGAGAAAGAAATAAGTGAAAAGAAATCTGATAAAGATTCTTATGAACTAGAGGATGGGGAACTTGTCAATGAATCATCTTTATCTTCTTCTACGTCATCGTCCTCCTCATCATCGTCATCAGAAAATAAAGAAGTACCACCTCAGCCAACGTGGACTGAAATTGTCCGACAACCAGAACCTGCCTCTGAAG AATCATTATTGAAGAATGCTGCATGTATTCGAGCAATGGTGACAGCCTCAGACTTACTAGATGAAGGGATGTTGTTTGTAGTGACAGTTCAAGGTGGTATGATTGGACGAGAAACAAGAAATGATCTTGTAATACCTGTACCTGATATCAATGTCAGTAAG GTGCATGCAGAAATAAGATATATTGCTAAACAACAGTTTTATGCAATACAAGATAAAGGCAGCCAGAATGGTACTTATGTCAACGAAGTCAGGATATCAGAG ccaAAACATGTTAGTAAGTGGGTACAATTAAAACATGGCGACACATTACAACTGAGTTGTACAAGGTTTGATTTACACATACATCCTGGAACAGAGACATGTGATCAATGTGAACCTGGTGTGGTGGTTCAAAAGACACTTCCAG TAATGGCATCTACAACAGATAGTAAGGACAAGAAGAAACAACACAGAGAACAActcaaaaatataaagaagaaatATGGATTAACG AATTCCTCGTACACAGACAATGCAGCCGCCATTAATAATCCTGCCTACCAAGACAAAGCCTCAGAAAGGAGGAGGACAGTAGGAAGTGACAATCCTCATAAACTTGATGATAAACCATCCTCTGTTCACAG AAGAATTGATGGAGACAACAAAGGCCACAAGATGCTAAAGAAGTTAGGTTGGACAGAGGGTGAAAGTTTGGGTAAAGATAACGCAGGAATTCAGGATCCA ATCAATGTTAACATTCGTGTCGACAAGGCAGCAGGACTAGGTGCTTACGGCACGTCTAACTCGTTATCCATTGAAAATATTGGTATTGTTAATGCCAGAAGAAGATTTGTGCAGACTCAAATTAGATTTTCAAAAGGCACGCAAGAAAAAACTAAAGATAAACAATTTGACCCCTTAATGTGGGTTCAAGGTGAAACACAAGACAATTCTTTAATAAATGAAGAGAGTAATAAAGATGAATAA
- the LOC139521355 gene encoding GATA zinc finger domain-containing protein 14-like: MKELRTLELKLKKKEEQLKIKEAMLNEDMKEKTKIMDRLHKAEIRNIELENTIKTLQTRIEQIPINSVVNNSNPTNSQSKIKEEEDELIIGMRKRVTKFVLNKIDKELNKLESNNDHSEHNTETSSNPQYNYERQNYSDNYWNYNNAYSGQYRDTQPYYNYHHNWQQGHNEDFSSYQNTEITHNICTDNLIEIQPTNVHTSTINSKPVNTQHTTYCDKNKLPKFNCNLEKVNRNSQNSEKHTNQSQTQNSEHYFSTIGQPLYFHPTPQQTHFLQLASLNPSRYKEPNL, translated from the coding sequence ATGAAAGAATTAAGAACTCtagaactaaaattgaaaaagaaagaggagcaattaaaaataaaggaaGCAATGCTCAACGAagatatgaaagaaaaaacaaagatTATGGATAGATTACATAAAGctgaaataagaaacattgagCTCGAAAATACAATCAAAACTTTACAGACTAGAATTGAGCAAATACCTATAAATTCAGTAGTAAACAACTCTAATCCAACAAATTCTCAATCTAAAATTAAAGAGGAGGAAGATGAACTGATTATTGGCATGAGAAAAAGGGTCACAAAATTTGTACTTAATAAAATCGACAAAGAATTGAACAAATTAGAATCAAACAATGATCATTCAGAACACAATACTGAAACGAGTTCTAATCCTCAATACAATTATGAAAGACAAAACTACTCTGATAATTATTGGAATTACAACAATGCCTATTCAGGACAGTATAGAGATACTCAACCTTATTATAACTATCATCATAATTGGCAACAAGGACACAATGAAGACTTTTCGTCGTACCAAAATACAGAGATTACTCACAACATCTGTACAGACAATCTTATTGAGATACAACCTACAAATGTTCACACGTCTACAATAAACTCAAAACCTGTGAATACTCAGCACACAACGTATTGTGACAAAAACAAGCTGCCAAAGTTCAATTGCAACTTAGAGAAAGTGAATAGAAATTCTCAGAATAGTGAAAAGCATACAAACCAATCGCAAACTCAAAATTCTGAACATTATTTTTCTACCATTGGACAGCCACTATATTTTCATCCAACTCCTCAACAAACTCATTTTTTACAACTGGCCAGCCTCAACCCCAGTCGATACAAAGAACCGAACTTGTAA